The window CTGGCGTTGGAGGTTTTCAATATGGCCAAAATAAAATACCAAGAAGGGGTAGGGTCTAACCTTGAGGTAGTGGAAGCAGATGCCACACTTAAAGAGGCGGAGACCAATTATTTTTCTGCACTTTATGATACGTTTATCGCAAGAGTAGATTTGGAAAAAGCATTGGGAATATTAAAATAAGAAAAGGATTATACATGTTTATGAAAAATACATTTAAGTTTTTAACCCTATCCCTTGCGTTGGGAATGTTTTCTTGCTCGCAGCAAGAAAAAGATGATCTTTCTTCTAAAAAAAACCAATTGGAAGAATTCAAATCTGAATCAGCAGCTTTAAAAGTTAAGATCGAAGAATTGGAGGAGGAAATCTCCACCTTGGATCCGGAGTTTCGGAAAAACCGTAGGAAATCAGTATTGGTAACTACCGTAAAACCCAAAGTTGGAAAATTTGAACATTATGTGGAGGTGACCGGTTCCGTACTTTCCAAAAAGAATGTAAACATAAGTTCCGAAGTTTCAGGTAGGGTAGAGGAGATTGTTACCCGTGAAGGCATGTCTGTAAGAAAGGGCCAAGTAATAGCCATAATTGATGCCGAGTCCATAGAAAGGAATTTGGATGAAATTAAAACTCAGCTAGAGCTAGCCAGAACAATTTTTGAAAAGCAAGAAAGACTTTGGAATCAGAAAATAGGCACAGAAATCCAATATTTGGAAGCTAAAAACAGGAAGGAGACTCTTGAAAAGAACCTTGCTTCTATTGAACTACAAAAGGATAGAACTACAATTACTGCCCCATTTAATGGTACTGTAGAAGAACTTACCGTAAGGGTAGGGGAGTTGGTTCAGCCTGGTTCTCCTGTAGTGAATTTTGTTGGAGAAGATGATTTGTTTATTGAAGGAGATATCTCAGAGAGATTTGTAGGGATTTTGAATAAAGGCGATTCGGTAAGTATACATTTTCCTTCTATAGACAAAACCATTAAAACTAGGGTAACTGCAATTGGGAAAATTATTAATCCTGACAACAGAACATTTAAGGTTGAGGTTTTTCTTCCAAGGGTAGAAAACGTAAAACCAAACATGATTTCAGTTCTAAATATTCAGGATTATAGTGTTGATGAGGCCGTTGTTGTTCCTACTTATCTCATCCTGAAAGACAACCAGGGAAGTTATGTTTTTGTAGTTGATAATGGTGTGGCCCACAAAAAATATGTGGAAAGGGGGATGACCTATGAAGGACATACTGAAATCACAAAAGGCTTAGATGGATCTGAAACACTTATTGATAAAGGATTTAGGGAAGTAGGAGATAATTTTAATGTAAAAATCTCATCTTAATTAGAATATGGCTTCAGAAGAAAACAAGAAAAAAGGAGTAATCAGAGAATTTGGGATTTCCTCACTGTCTGTGGATAACAGGACCAGTGTGGTTATCCTTACACTGATTATTACCTTCCTAGGGATGTTTGCCTACAGGACCATGCCTAAAGAAAGTTTTCCGGAAATTGTGATTCCTACGGTTTATGTAGGTACAGCATACCCCGGAAACTCACCCGTAGACATGGAAAACCTGATTTCCAGGCCCATAGAAAAAGAGTTAAAATCCATAAATAATTTAAAAGATGTAAGCTCCACTTCCATCCAGGACTTCTCATCCATTGTGGTTGAGTTTAATCCAAATGTGGAAATATCCAAGGCCATACAGGATGTCAAAGATGCGGTAGATAAAGCGAAAAGTGAGTTGCCCAATGATTTGGATAGAGACCCGGATGTATTGGAGGTCAACACCTCAGAGTTTCCGATAATGAATGTAAATATTTCAGGAAACTATACCGAACAAGAGCTTAAAACTTATGGGGAATACTTGGAAGATGAAATAGAAAAATTAACTGAAATATCAAGTGCTGATTTAAGTGGGACCATTGAACGAGAAATTCGTATCAATGCAGATCTCTATAAAATGGAAGCATTGGGTGTTACTTTTTCTGACATATCAAGCGCTGTTTCTGATGAGAATGTTACCATTTCAGGAGGTAATATTTTGTCCGGTGATTACAGAAGAACATTAAGGATAGATGGTGAATTTGCCAAGCCTATAGAAATTGAAGATGTTATCGTCAAGACCGAGAACAACAATATTGTATACCTCAGGGATGTAGCAGAAGTAGAAGACACCTATAAAGAAAGAGAGAGTTTTGCCAGAAGTAAGAAATTGCCTGTGGTTACTATTAATGTAATTAAAAGAAGCGGAGAAAATCTTTTGGATGCTTCTGATAAAATTAAGGCCCTTATTGATGAAGTGAAAATCAATAAATTTCCGGAGGATTTGGAAGTAACCATTACCAATGACCAATCCAAAGCCACCCGGTCTCAAGTAGATAATTTAGAAAACAGTATCATTTCTGGGGTAATCCTTGTGGTGTTGGTATTGATGTTTTTCCTTGGTTTCCGAAATGCACTGTTCGTAGGAATTGCAATTCCATTGTCCATGTTCATATCCTTTTTAGTGCTAAACTCCTTGGGAGTGACACTAAACTTAATGGTATTGTTCTCTTTGATACTAGCCTTGGGCATGTTGGTAGATAATGGCATTGTTGTAGTAGAGAATGTTTATAGATTGATGCAGGAGGGTAAGTCTGCAGTGAGAGCTGCTAAAGAAGGCGTTGGTGAAGTGGCCTGGCCTATAATTACCTCTACTGCTACCACACTTGCGGCTTTTCTTCCTTTAGCATTTTGGGATAGTATTATCGGGGAGTTTATGAAATACCTTCCCATTACATTGATTATAGTATTGTCTTCTTCCTTGTTTGTAGCGCTTGTAATCAATCCCGTATTGACAGCACTTTTCATGAAGGTTCAGGATGTCGACAAGAAAAAGCCTGTTCAACGACCAATGATAGTGGCCGCTGTCTTGACCTTTCTGGCTATAATAAGTTATTTTATCTCTTGGATAGCTTTCGGGAACTTACTTTTCCTCGCTGCAATTTTAATCATTTTCAATGTTTTCTTTCTGAGAAGAGCTATTAAGTGGTTCCAGAATGTGTTTTTGGTACAATTGGAAGACATGTACGAAAAGACATTGTATTTCGCATTAAAGGGGTTTTGGCCTTATCTCCTGTTTGGGGGAACCTTTATTCTTTTGGTTATGTCATTGATGCTACTTTATGTGAGTGCTCCGAAAACATTGTTTTTCCCTGACAACCAACCGGCCCTTATAAATATCTATATAGAAAAGCCAATAGGAACGGATATTACTTCTACCAACAGTTTTGTGGAAGAGTTTGAAGATGATCTGTATGCTCTACTTGAGCCATATGATCAAATCATAGAGTCTGTGATAACCCAAATTGGAGAAGGAACAGGTGATCCTATGGAAGGGCCTAGCCAGGCATCAACTCCTCACAAGGCCAAGGTGACGATTGGTTTTGAAGAGTATCAATTCCGAGAAGGGATCAATACCAATGAGATCATGGAGAAGATTAGGGAGTTGGCAGAGGGATATCCTGGTGTATTGATGACAGTTGGCAAGCAACAAAACGGACCTCCTGTTGGTAAACCAATTAATATTGAAGTTACAGGAGAAAACTTTGAACAACTTATTGCCTATGTGAATTCAGTCAGAGAGCATATCAATGAGTCAGGAATCCAAGGTATAGAGGAGTTGAAGTCTGATTTGGAGCTTGGAAACCCTGAGTTGATTTTAAACATAGACAGGGAAAAAGCCAGACGTTTTGGCCTTTCAACAGCCACGATCGCCAATGAGTTAAGGACAGCCCTTTTCGGCTTGGAAGTTTCTAAATTTAAGGAAGGGGAAGATGATTATCCTATTCAGCTTAGATTAGCGGATAAATTCAGGTATGATATCAATGCTTTACTTAACAAGAAAATTAGCTTTAGAGATAAGTTTGGAAATAAAAAGGAAATACCGATCTCCTCTGTGGCTAGCTTGGAATACAGTTCTACCTATGGTTCTGTCAAAAGGAAAGACTTAGAGAGGGTTATTACCTTATTTTCAAACGTCAATGATGGGTACAATGCCACAGAAATTAATAACCAAATCAAGCGGTTGTTGCAGGATTTTGAAGTACCGGAGGGAATCAATATTAGTTTTACCGGTGAGCAAGAAGAACAGGCTAAATCGGCTGAATTTTTGACAAGAGCCCTTTTGATCTCGGTTTCTTTAATATTCCTTATCATAGTTGCCCAATTCAACTCCATTACCACTCCATTCATAATAATGGCCTCGGTGATTTTGAGTACAATAGGCGTGTTCTTAGGGCTTGTGATTTTTAATATGGACTTTGTGGTAATCATGACAGGTATTGGGATAATATCCTTGGCAGGTGTGGTGGTTAACAATGCCATAGTACTGATCGATTACACGGACCTAATAAGATCCAGAAAGAGAGAAGAACTTAAAATTACTGAAGAGCAGAATCTTTCCAAAGAAGACCTATTAGACAGTATTGTAAAAGGTGGGAAAACCAGACTTAGACCGGTGTTATTAACCGCTGTAACCACGGTATTAGGCTTGATTCCACTGGCTATAGGTATGAATATTGATTTTTATGGATTGCTGTCTTCATTTGAGCCCAAGTTCTATATTGGTGGTGATAATGCAGACTTCTGGGGACCAATGGCATGGACAGTAATATTTGGCCTAACCTTTGCGACCTTTTTAACGTTAGTAATAGTACCTGTCATGTATTTATTGGCAGATAAATTAAATATGGCTGTTCGAAAGAACAGTTGATTAGATTTAATTAAAGGTTGGTGGTTTTTTTAAGTGTTCAAACCTCCGGGATAATGTCCCGGAGGTTTTTATTTTTTACAGAACATAAAGAAGAATTTATTTACCGGCTTGACCATAGTAGGCTCCTTTCCCATGCTTCCGCTCATAATGCTTCCTTACTAAGGCATCTTTAAGCCTCGGTGCGTTGGGATTGATTTGTAAAGTCAAATAAGCCATTCGTGCAATTTCTTCCAACACCTTACTATTGTACACCGCTTTTTGGGCATCCTTTCCCCACGTAAAGGGGCCGTGGTTTCCAATAAGAATCATTTCTACCTCTTCATAAGAAATATTTTTTTCTTCGAAGCAGTCCAATATTTGCTGCCCTGTCATGTGTTCATAGTCTCCTGAAATATTTGCATCACTCATGGGAGATGCACAAGGAATATCGCTGGTGTTATGATCAGCATGTGTGGTTCCAAATAAAGGAATATCCATCTGTGCTTGAGCCCAAGATACGGCATAACAGGAGTGGGTATGGCATATTCCACCAATGTTCTGCCATTGCTTGTACAAGAAAGCATGGGTTTTGGTGTCCGAAGAGGGTCTCATGTTCCCTTCCACGACATTGTTTTCAAAATCTACAATTACGATGTCTTTTGGTTTTAATTTTTCATAAGGAACTCCGCTTGGTTTGATGGCAAATACTCCGTTTTCTCGGTCTACAGCACTTACATTTCCAAAGGTATAGACCACCAAATCCAGCTTTGGTAATTCCATATTAGCTGCGTAACAATTAAATCTCAGTTCTTCGTATTTACTCATGGTATTTCAAAGGCTTTGAATGATTACATTAGGTTTATTGAGAATAAGGAGCTGAAGTCCAATTCTCTTTTTATATTTAGCATATTGGCTAATTTTTAACAAGTGCTGCTTCTTTCATCTGTTTGGAATAGCCGGCCTTGCTACAATTAACAAATATGTGGAAAGGAAAATTAGCATCTAATTTTTAAATGAATTTTCTCATAGATATAAAAATAATTAAGTAAATAATCGTATGCAACTTAAAAATAATGAGCTTTGGTTGGTTACAGGTAGCCAACATTTATATGGCCAAGATATTTTAAAGGAGGTGGCTTCACATTCCGAAGTCATTAGTAAACATTTAAATGTTAGCAATAATATTGCAGTTACCATTGTCTTTAAGGCAATGGTAACCACCCAAGATGAGATTTCAAAATTTTTTTTAGCGGCAAATAAAGCCAAAAATTGCATAGGAGTGATGGCATGGATGCATACTTTTTCACCTGCCAAAATGTGGATCAATGGTTTGAAGTTGCTTGATAAGCCACTCTTACATTTGCATACCCAATATGGTGAAAACATCCCATGGGATAGTATAAACATGGACTATATGAACTTGCACCAAAGCGCACATGGAGACAGGGAATTTGGTTTTATCTGTACTAAGATGAAAATACCGAGGAAAGTGGTGGTAGGTCACTGGAAAGACATTGAAGTTCACCGAGAAATCGATTATTGGAGTA of the Cyclobacterium marinum DSM 745 genome contains:
- a CDS encoding efflux RND transporter permease subunit; this translates as MASEENKKKGVIREFGISSLSVDNRTSVVILTLIITFLGMFAYRTMPKESFPEIVIPTVYVGTAYPGNSPVDMENLISRPIEKELKSINNLKDVSSTSIQDFSSIVVEFNPNVEISKAIQDVKDAVDKAKSELPNDLDRDPDVLEVNTSEFPIMNVNISGNYTEQELKTYGEYLEDEIEKLTEISSADLSGTIEREIRINADLYKMEALGVTFSDISSAVSDENVTISGGNILSGDYRRTLRIDGEFAKPIEIEDVIVKTENNNIVYLRDVAEVEDTYKERESFARSKKLPVVTINVIKRSGENLLDASDKIKALIDEVKINKFPEDLEVTITNDQSKATRSQVDNLENSIISGVILVVLVLMFFLGFRNALFVGIAIPLSMFISFLVLNSLGVTLNLMVLFSLILALGMLVDNGIVVVENVYRLMQEGKSAVRAAKEGVGEVAWPIITSTATTLAAFLPLAFWDSIIGEFMKYLPITLIIVLSSSLFVALVINPVLTALFMKVQDVDKKKPVQRPMIVAAVLTFLAIISYFISWIAFGNLLFLAAILIIFNVFFLRRAIKWFQNVFLVQLEDMYEKTLYFALKGFWPYLLFGGTFILLVMSLMLLYVSAPKTLFFPDNQPALINIYIEKPIGTDITSTNSFVEEFEDDLYALLEPYDQIIESVITQIGEGTGDPMEGPSQASTPHKAKVTIGFEEYQFREGINTNEIMEKIRELAEGYPGVLMTVGKQQNGPPVGKPINIEVTGENFEQLIAYVNSVREHINESGIQGIEELKSDLELGNPELILNIDREKARRFGLSTATIANELRTALFGLEVSKFKEGEDDYPIQLRLADKFRYDINALLNKKISFRDKFGNKKEIPISSVASLEYSSTYGSVKRKDLERVITLFSNVNDGYNATEINNQIKRLLQDFEVPEGINISFTGEQEEQAKSAEFLTRALLISVSLIFLIIVAQFNSITTPFIIMASVILSTIGVFLGLVIFNMDFVVIMTGIGIISLAGVVVNNAIVLIDYTDLIRSRKREELKITEEQNLSKEDLLDSIVKGGKTRLRPVLLTAVTTVLGLIPLAIGMNIDFYGLLSSFEPKFYIGGDNADFWGPMAWTVIFGLTFATFLTLVIVPVMYLLADKLNMAVRKNS
- a CDS encoding efflux RND transporter periplasmic adaptor subunit, which produces MKNTFKFLTLSLALGMFSCSQQEKDDLSSKKNQLEEFKSESAALKVKIEELEEEISTLDPEFRKNRRKSVLVTTVKPKVGKFEHYVEVTGSVLSKKNVNISSEVSGRVEEIVTREGMSVRKGQVIAIIDAESIERNLDEIKTQLELARTIFEKQERLWNQKIGTEIQYLEAKNRKETLEKNLASIELQKDRTTITAPFNGTVEELTVRVGELVQPGSPVVNFVGEDDLFIEGDISERFVGILNKGDSVSIHFPSIDKTIKTRVTAIGKIINPDNRTFKVEVFLPRVENVKPNMISVLNIQDYSVDEAVVVPTYLILKDNQGSYVFVVDNGVAHKKYVERGMTYEGHTEITKGLDGSETLIDKGFREVGDNFNVKISS
- a CDS encoding L-ribulose-5-phosphate 4-epimerase is translated as MSKYEELRFNCYAANMELPKLDLVVYTFGNVSAVDRENGVFAIKPSGVPYEKLKPKDIVIVDFENNVVEGNMRPSSDTKTHAFLYKQWQNIGGICHTHSCYAVSWAQAQMDIPLFGTTHADHNTSDIPCASPMSDANISGDYEHMTGQQILDCFEEKNISYEEVEMILIGNHGPFTWGKDAQKAVYNSKVLEEIARMAYLTLQINPNAPRLKDALVRKHYERKHGKGAYYGQAGK